Proteins encoded in a region of the Deltaproteobacteria bacterium genome:
- a CDS encoding DEAD/DEAH box helicase gives MDIFGLRDRLIEDYASYIESFIHIQDERVRQHVNQALANGLLWPDPLIQLNPSFEPGEWIDELVDQGVLHEECRRIFRINKDPDDAGKPLRLHRHQADAVKAARTADHYVLTTGTGSGKSLAYIVPIVDHVLRVGSGKGIRAIIVYPMNALCNSQVGELQKFLNYGYPKGGEPVRFARYTGQEGDEERQNIIANPPDIILTNYVMLELILTRPYERNLVEAAQGLRFLVLDELHTYRGRQGADVALLVRRLRDVCQAHDLQCVGTSATLAGPGTYEEQRKEIAAVAGKLFGAAVKPERVIGETLRKATAETDLSAAHFIDDLKARVSDGSRQPPTDYASFVSDPLSIWIENTFGITTEEQSGRLIRTKPRSLTGPHGAGRELSELIGVPESQCIRAIQEGLLAGYRCEHPETGFPAFAFRLHQFISRGDNVYASLEPDHSRFITVYGQQFVPGDRRRILLPIVFCRECGQEYYAVRVSLDSETRQRIFGPRELSDRYHDEQSEAGFLYHNPANPWPEDYDAILDRVPDDWLEESSGIARLRRNRRHDLPVAITVAPDGREADAGVCYFYVKAPFRFCLNCGVSYGARQVSDIGKLASLGTEGRSTATTILSLSAIRHLNREQSLPQQARKLLSFTDNRQDASLQAGHFNDFVEIGLLRSALYKAARNAGEHGLRHDELTYKVFEALDLPLELYAADPEVKFRALEETKQALRNVIGYRLYHDLRRGWRVLSPNLEQCGLLQIEYQSLAEICAAEEEWQDLHPALVTASPEHRQAISKVLLDLMRRELAIKVDFLDLAFQERIKQQSNQRLIDPWAIDENENMVQAAIIFPRSYRRGQDYRGNVYLSSRSLFGQYLRRTNTFPDYRSRLTLDETAEIILQLLQTLRIAGLVEERVAAEKEGEVPGFQLPGAAMRWIAGDGSRAYHDPLRVPTASGEGGRTNPFFVSFYKEIAAEAKGIEAREHTAQVPYELREDREKKFRQGTLPVLYCSPTMELGIDIATLNVVNMRNIPPTPANYAQRSGRAGRSGQPALVFSYCTSGSPHDQYFFKRPELMVAGAVAPPKLELANEDLIKAHVHAVWLAATGQSLGSSLRDILDLEGEKPTLELLQSVKEAFQSDRAAREALARSRRIMASIEAELHEVDWYSEGWLDDVIAKVLLSFEQACERWRSLYRAAANQRDTQHKIISDASRSTEDKRQARRLRREAEAQLELLLETQIYRDSDFYSYRYFASEGFLPGYNFPRLPLSAFIPGRRSRRDDFLSRPRFLAISEFGPRSIVYHEGSRFIINKVIMPVGDDEVLTRSAKLCPQCGYLHPVVDGSEGLDLCEYCGSQLQQPLRQLFRLQNVATRRRDRINSDEEERLRLGYEIVTSVRFPVRGGRPSLRTATLEHPVNGVLARLSYGHAATIWRINLGWTRRRNQNQLGFVLDTERGYWARNEQAVEEDPADPMSASTMRVVPYVEDRKNCLLLEPQKQLSDSQMCSLQAALKQAIQTIYQLEDNELAAEPLPRPDNRRVLLFYEAAEGGAGVLRQLISDADAFANVARRALEICHFDPETGEDQRRPPRATEDCEAACYDCLMTYSNQRDHSLLDRQEIRGILLECVHCRIASSPGGKPRAEHLRQLLNQAGSELERAWLHFLDKRDLHLPSGAQKFLERCKTRPDFFYDDHLALIYVDGPVHEYPERAKRDSEQEECLEDLGYTVIRFGHGDDWHKIIARYPHVFGTIQ, from the coding sequence ATGGACATCTTTGGGCTGCGTGACCGCCTGATAGAAGACTATGCAAGCTATATTGAGAGCTTTATTCACATCCAGGACGAGCGAGTGCGGCAGCACGTAAATCAAGCGCTCGCCAATGGTCTCCTCTGGCCGGATCCTCTCATTCAACTCAACCCTTCCTTTGAACCTGGTGAATGGATCGATGAGCTGGTTGACCAGGGCGTGCTGCACGAGGAGTGCAGGCGTATTTTCCGGATCAACAAAGATCCTGACGACGCAGGAAAACCCCTCCGGCTGCACCGGCATCAAGCAGATGCAGTAAAGGCAGCCAGAACAGCCGACCACTATGTGCTTACCACCGGTACTGGCTCGGGAAAAAGCCTCGCCTATATTGTTCCCATTGTCGATCACGTGCTGCGCGTTGGCTCCGGCAAAGGCATCAGGGCGATCATTGTCTACCCCATGAATGCACTGTGCAACAGCCAGGTTGGCGAACTTCAGAAGTTCCTCAACTATGGCTATCCGAAAGGTGGCGAACCGGTCCGCTTCGCCAGGTACACCGGCCAAGAAGGCGATGAGGAAAGACAGAATATCATTGCAAATCCGCCTGACATTATCCTTACCAACTATGTAATGCTGGAATTGATCTTGACCAGGCCTTATGAGAGGAATCTGGTCGAGGCTGCCCAGGGCCTGCGCTTTCTGGTGCTGGATGAACTGCACACCTACCGCGGCAGACAGGGAGCTGATGTGGCGCTTCTGGTCCGGCGCCTCCGCGATGTTTGCCAGGCCCATGATCTGCAATGCGTTGGCACCTCCGCCACTCTGGCAGGCCCCGGGACCTACGAGGAGCAAAGAAAAGAGATTGCCGCAGTTGCCGGTAAACTCTTTGGCGCTGCGGTCAAACCGGAAAGAGTGATCGGCGAAACTCTGAGGAAGGCGACTGCAGAGACCGATCTATCTGCGGCTCACTTTATCGACGACCTGAAAGCTAGAGTTTCCGATGGCAGCCGGCAGCCGCCCACTGATTATGCCAGTTTTGTCTCGGATCCCCTCTCCATCTGGATCGAAAATACCTTTGGCATAACAACAGAAGAGCAGTCCGGCCGGCTCATAAGGACCAAGCCAAGAAGCCTCACCGGTCCACACGGTGCAGGCAGAGAACTGAGTGAACTGATTGGCGTTCCTGAATCGCAATGCATCAGGGCGATACAAGAAGGGCTTCTTGCCGGTTATCGCTGCGAGCATCCCGAGACAGGCTTTCCTGCCTTTGCTTTCAGGCTGCATCAGTTTATCAGCCGCGGAGACAACGTCTATGCCTCTCTCGAGCCGGATCATTCGCGTTTTATTACGGTCTATGGCCAGCAGTTCGTACCGGGTGACCGCAGGAGGATTCTCCTGCCCATTGTTTTCTGTCGTGAATGCGGCCAGGAATACTATGCAGTGAGAGTGAGCCTCGATTCTGAAACCAGACAGAGAATATTCGGCCCCCGGGAGCTCTCAGACCGTTATCATGACGAACAGAGCGAGGCCGGCTTCCTCTATCATAACCCTGCGAACCCATGGCCGGAGGACTATGACGCTATCCTTGATAGAGTCCCGGATGATTGGCTGGAGGAAAGCAGCGGCATTGCGCGGCTGCGCCGGAACCGCAGACATGATCTTCCTGTAGCAATTACTGTCGCGCCCGACGGCCGGGAAGCTGATGCTGGCGTGTGTTACTTCTATGTGAAGGCACCGTTTCGTTTTTGCCTGAACTGCGGTGTTTCTTATGGCGCCCGCCAGGTATCTGACATCGGCAAACTAGCATCACTTGGCACTGAAGGCCGCAGCACGGCTACTACCATACTGAGTCTCTCTGCCATTCGCCACCTCAATCGAGAGCAAAGCCTGCCGCAGCAGGCGCGAAAGCTCCTGAGCTTTACCGACAACCGTCAGGACGCCTCTTTGCAGGCAGGCCATTTCAATGACTTTGTGGAGATTGGGCTCCTTCGTTCGGCCCTTTACAAAGCTGCTCGCAATGCAGGCGAGCATGGCCTCAGGCATGACGAACTCACCTACAAGGTCTTTGAAGCTCTGGATCTTCCCCTCGAGCTATACGCAGCCGATCCAGAGGTGAAATTTCGGGCGCTGGAGGAAACCAAGCAGGCGCTCAGAAATGTGATCGGCTACCGTCTCTATCATGATTTGCGCCGCGGCTGGCGGGTTCTCTCGCCAAATCTTGAACAGTGCGGGCTCTTGCAGATTGAATACCAGTCCCTTGCGGAGATCTGTGCGGCTGAAGAGGAGTGGCAGGATCTTCACCCGGCCCTTGTCACCGCTTCCCCAGAACATCGCCAGGCAATCAGCAAGGTTCTTCTGGATTTGATGCGCCGGGAGCTGGCGATCAAAGTTGACTTTTTGGACCTGGCTTTTCAGGAGAGGATAAAACAGCAGAGCAACCAGAGGCTGATCGATCCGTGGGCCATTGATGAGAATGAGAACATGGTGCAGGCGGCAATCATTTTTCCCCGCTCCTACAGAAGGGGACAGGATTATCGGGGCAATGTTTATCTCTCTTCCAGAAGCCTTTTTGGACAGTATTTGCGCCGAACAAATACCTTTCCCGACTACAGGTCCCGCCTCACCCTGGATGAGACTGCCGAGATCATCCTGCAGCTGCTGCAAACTCTTCGCATTGCAGGTCTTGTGGAGGAGAGGGTGGCGGCTGAAAAGGAGGGGGAAGTTCCAGGCTTTCAGCTTCCAGGTGCGGCCATGCGCTGGATTGCCGGCGACGGCAGCAGGGCATATCACGACCCTCTGCGCGTGCCCACTGCTTCAGGAGAGGGAGGCAGAACAAACCCATTTTTCGTCTCCTTCTACAAAGAGATCGCTGCTGAGGCGAAGGGCATAGAGGCCAGGGAACATACCGCCCAGGTACCCTATGAGCTCAGAGAAGACCGGGAAAAGAAGTTTCGCCAGGGCACACTCCCCGTCCTCTATTGTTCCCCCACTATGGAGCTCGGCATTGATATTGCCACCCTGAATGTGGTGAACATGCGGAACATCCCCCCGACTCCAGCCAACTATGCCCAGAGGAGCGGCCGTGCCGGCAGAAGCGGCCAGCCTGCGCTGGTTTTTTCTTACTGCACCTCGGGCAGCCCTCATGACCAGTATTTCTTCAAACGGCCGGAGCTCATGGTGGCTGGAGCAGTGGCCCCACCCAAGCTGGAGCTCGCCAATGAGGATCTCATCAAGGCACACGTACACGCTGTCTGGCTTGCGGCAACCGGCCAGTCGCTCGGCAGCTCCCTCAGGGATATTCTGGACCTCGAAGGAGAAAAGCCCACTCTCGAGCTGCTGCAGTCAGTGAAAGAGGCTTTCCAGAGCGACAGGGCTGCCCGGGAAGCTCTGGCGCGCTCCAGGAGGATCATGGCCAGCATAGAGGCCGAACTGCACGAGGTGGACTGGTACAGCGAGGGCTGGCTCGATGATGTTATTGCCAAAGTGCTTTTGAGTTTTGAGCAAGCCTGCGAGCGTTGGCGCTCACTCTATCGTGCCGCAGCCAACCAGAGAGATACCCAGCACAAAATAATCAGCGACGCCTCGCGCAGCACCGAGGACAAGAGGCAGGCCAGACGGCTGCGCCGGGAAGCAGAGGCCCAGCTCGAGCTGCTCCTGGAAACGCAAATATACCGGGACTCCGACTTTTACAGCTACCGCTACTTTGCCAGTGAAGGCTTTCTGCCGGGCTACAACTTCCCCAGGCTTCCCCTTTCAGCCTTTATACCCGGCAGACGCAGCCGACGGGATGATTTTCTCTCTCGCCCTCGCTTCCTGGCCATCTCGGAGTTTGGCCCCAGAAGCATCGTCTATCACGAGGGCTCACGCTTCATCATCAACAAGGTCATCATGCCGGTAGGAGATGACGAGGTCCTTACCCGCTCCGCCAAGCTCTGTCCACAGTGCGGCTACCTGCATCCTGTGGTGGACGGCAGCGAAGGCCTCGATCTATGCGAATACTGCGGCAGTCAATTGCAGCAGCCTTTGCGGCAGCTCTTCCGCCTGCAAAACGTGGCCACCAGAAGAAGAGACCGCATCAACAGCGATGAAGAGGAGCGGCTCAGGCTGGGCTACGAGATTGTAACTTCTGTGCGTTTTCCCGTGCGCGGCGGCAGGCCGTCGCTGCGAACGGCAACACTCGAGCATCCCGTCAATGGAGTGCTGGCGCGGCTGAGCTACGGGCATGCTGCAACCATCTGGCGCATCAATCTTGGTTGGACCAGGCGCAGGAATCAGAATCAGCTGGGGTTCGTCCTGGATACCGAACGGGGATACTGGGCCAGGAATGAGCAGGCAGTCGAGGAAGATCCTGCTGACCCCATGAGTGCCAGCACCATGCGAGTGGTGCCTTACGTGGAGGACCGGAAAAACTGCCTGCTGCTGGAGCCGCAAAAGCAATTGAGCGATTCGCAGATGTGTTCTCTGCAGGCAGCACTCAAGCAGGCTATCCAGACCATCTATCAATTAGAAGACAACGAGCTGGCTGCAGAGCCCCTGCCGCGACCAGACAACAGGCGAGTTCTTTTGTTCTATGAAGCAGCGGAAGGCGGCGCTGGGGTGTTGCGCCAGCTTATCTCTGATGCCGATGCTTTCGCCAATGTGGCCAGGCGGGCCCTCGAGATCTGCCACTTCGATCCGGAAACCGGGGAAGATCAACGTCGTCCGCCCCGGGCAACCGAGGACTGCGAGGCTGCCTGCTACGATTGTCTGATGACCTACAGCAACCAGCGCGATCATAGTCTGCTGGACAGGCAGGAGATCCGCGGCATCCTGCTGGAATGTGTCCACTGCAGAATAGCATCATCGCCCGGCGGCAAACCGAGAGCAGAGCATCTCAGACAGCTGCTGAATCAGGCCGGCTCTGAGCTGGAAAGAGCGTGGCTCCATTTTCTGGACAAGCGCGATTTGCATCTGCCATCAGGGGCCCAGAAGTTCCTGGAGAGGTGCAAGACTCGTCCTGATTTTTTCTATGATGATCATCTTGCCCTGATCTACGTGGACGGCCCGGTACACGAGTATCCGGAGCGGGCCAAACGGGATAGTGAGCAGGAGGAGTGTCTCGAGGATTTGGGCTACACCGTAATACGGTTCGGCCACGGGGACGATTGGCACAAAATAATTGCCAGATATCCCCATGTGTTTGGGACGATTCAGTAG